CGGGGATGCCCGCGAGGAGGAGACCCTGCAGCGGGCGTGCATCGCCGAGGCGCAGGTGCTGATCACGACTTTTGAGGAGGATGCGGACAACGTCTTCACCATCATCACGGCGAAGGGGCTGAACCCGAACCTGCGCGTCGTCTCAACGGCCACCCGCCCCGAGAACCTGGCCAAGCTGCGCCGCGTGGGCGCCGACGAGGTGGTCGCGCCGGAGATCATCGTGGGCAAGGTGCTGGCGCGCACGGCCATCCTCCCCCAGTTCTCCAGCCTGCTGGACCGGCTGCATCTGCTCCCCGGGATCGATCTGCAGAAGCGAGAGGCCGCGTCCGAGGAGACCGGGCGGAGCGTGGAACAGCTGGCCCGGGATGGCACCGTGGTGCTGGCCATCGTGCGGGATGGCCAGATCATGCAAACGTGGGAGCGGGACGAGATCGTGCAGCCGGGGGACGAACTGGTGGTGGTCGCCCCCTCAGAGGACGACGTTTAGCTCCCAGCCTCCCGATACGAGGCTCCTCCTACCCCGTATGCGAACTCTAACGGATCGCTTACATTGATCTGATGTTTTGCTTATGCAGCTTGTGTATCATTCAAGGCGGAATGGATCAGTCAATGGGATGGAAAGCGATGTGGAGTGTGGAAGGAGGTGAGGAGCGATGTCCGAGCTGATGAGGTGGGATCCCTTCCGGGACTTCATGAGCCTGCGCAATGCCATCGATCGGCTGTTTGAGGACGCCTTCGTGATGCCGAGCCGGCTGTTGGCTCCGACGACGGAGTGGGGCCTGGCGTTGGATCTGGCCGAGGATGAGAACAGCTTCGTGGTCAAGGCGGCGATCCCGGGTGTCAAGCCGGAGGATCTGGACATCAGCCTGGCGGATAACGTGCTGACCATCCGGGGCGAGATCAAGGCGGACGAGGAGATCAAGGAGGAGCAGTATCACATCCGTGAGCGACGGTATGGCTCCTTCAGCCGATCCATCCGCTTGCCGGCCCCGGTGGACGCGGATCACGTTGAGGCCACCTACGAGAACGGCGTGTTGACGCTGCGTATCCCCAAGGCTGAGGAGGTCCGGCCCAAGAAGATCGCCGTGCAGACCCGGCACATGATCGAGGGCCAGGCTTCCGAGGTCAAGGAGCCGCAGCAGGACGGCCAGAAGGCGAAGGCGACGGCCTGATGCCTTCCGTGATACCGAATGCCAGGGCGGGAGCGGGCAGGTAACTCGCTCCCGCCTTTGTTCTTCAAGCGACGAGGAGCGAAGATGTTTGATACACCGATTCATACGAACGAACAGAGCATTGACCGGGTGCTGAAGACGGGGCTACCGGTGCTGCTCGTCTTCTGGCGAGACGGCTGCGCCCCCTGTCAACAGTTGGATCCGATCCTGGACCGGCTGGCCCGTTCCTATGCGGGCCGGGCGTTGATCGCCAAGGTGAACGTGTCCGACAACCCGGGGCTGGTCCAGCGCTATCGCATCACGCGACTGCCCGGCCTGGTGTTCGTGAAGGACGGCCACGTGGAGGCCGAGGCGGCCGGAGCTGCCCCGGAGAGCAGCCTGAGGGCCTGGCTGGACTACCTGACGCGAGGGGGCACACGACCGACACTGCCCTCAGGGCCCGCGGTGCCGCTGGACGGGGCGGCGGGGCAGGCGTCCACGCACGGCCGCAACGGACACAGGCCCTCGCGGCCGGAGCCCCGGAGCGGAGCGGAACCCTGGCGTTCGCGAGGGGCGAGCGCGGGCGGGCGCCCTATCACGCTGACGGACGCGAACTTCGATCAGATCGTCATGGGGAGCGACGTCCCGGTCCTGGTGGACTTCTGGGCTGCGTGGTGCGGCCCGTGCCGCATGATCGCCCCGGTGGTGGAGCAACTGGCCCAGGAGTTCGACGGCCGGCTGATCGTCGGCAAGCTGAACGTGGATGAGAACCCGGCCGTGGCGCAGCGATTCGGCATTATGAGCATCCCCACCTTGCTGATCTTCAAGAACGGCCGCGTGGTGGACCAGATCGTGGGGGCACAGCCGGCCCATATCCTCCGTCAACGGGTGATGCGACATCTCTGACGGGTCAACGGGGGTAGGTAAGCCATGTGGAATGAGCTGGGACGCTGGCTGATCACCGTCGGCGGAATGCTGGTGCTGATCGGCGTGATCCTGTTGATCGTGGGGCGTGTCCCCGGCCTGGGGCGCCTACCAGGAGACATCGTGATCGAGAAAAAGGACTTCGTGTTCTACGCCCCGCTGGGCACGATGCTGCTGCTGAGCATCGTGTTGACCGTCCTGCTGAACCTTCTGATCCGCCTGTTCCGCTGACGCTCTTGACGAGCAACGAGCGACCGGGGATCA
This Chloroflexota bacterium DNA region includes the following protein-coding sequences:
- a CDS encoding DUF2905 domain-containing protein, with the protein product MWNELGRWLITVGGMLVLIGVILLIVGRVPGLGRLPGDIVIEKKDFVFYAPLGTMLLLSIVLTVLLNLLIRLFR
- the trxA gene encoding thioredoxin; this encodes MFDTPIHTNEQSIDRVLKTGLPVLLVFWRDGCAPCQQLDPILDRLARSYAGRALIAKVNVSDNPGLVQRYRITRLPGLVFVKDGHVEAEAAGAAPESSLRAWLDYLTRGGTRPTLPSGPAVPLDGAAGQASTHGRNGHRPSRPEPRSGAEPWRSRGASAGGRPITLTDANFDQIVMGSDVPVLVDFWAAWCGPCRMIAPVVEQLAQEFDGRLIVGKLNVDENPAVAQRFGIMSIPTLLIFKNGRVVDQIVGAQPAHILRQRVMRHL
- a CDS encoding Hsp20/alpha crystallin family protein; protein product: MSELMRWDPFRDFMSLRNAIDRLFEDAFVMPSRLLAPTTEWGLALDLAEDENSFVVKAAIPGVKPEDLDISLADNVLTIRGEIKADEEIKEEQYHIRERRYGSFSRSIRLPAPVDADHVEATYENGVLTLRIPKAEEVRPKKIAVQTRHMIEGQASEVKEPQQDGQKAKATA